From the Capra hircus breed San Clemente chromosome 14, ASM170441v1, whole genome shotgun sequence genome, the window TTTCTCAGGGTACGTCAGAAAGTAATTTCCACTTCTGTTAATCTCACTCCTCTGCCAGCATTCCACAGGACGGAGCGCCCTCCCAGGGCCGCCCCAAGATcgctcaaaacaaacaaacaaaaatacttgGGAGAACAGCCCAGCGGCACGCCACTTACCGAGAACACTGCGTTCTGCAGCCCGAAAGGTATGGGGGTGAGCCTGGCCAGCGCCACTACTTTGAGGCCGCTGCCCCCCTCCACGACGCGGATGACGGCGCTGAGCTTCTCGCTGCTCTGGATCCTGGCGGCTACCCAGGCGGTGAGCAGCCGCTTGCAGACCACGTGGGCGATGAAGGTGCCAATGAGGACGCCCACCACCATCAACCCCATGCCCAGTACGAAGCCGTACAGGTAGCCGGCCGCCACGTTGAGCACGATGTAGCCCCAGCCGCAAGGGAACGAGACCACGATGAAGCCCACGACGAACAGCAGGACCCCCAGCAGCGAGTCGAGGCTCTCAGCCCAGAGCAAGAGGTGCTGCAGGTAGCGGCGGACCAGGGCCAGGGAAGCGAAGCACACGGCGGCCAGCACGCAGACCAGCACCAGGCTCCGGCACCAACAGGTGCTGCCGAGGCAGCAGCAGCGCCAGCTTCTCACCTCGGCCACGTCGACCACCACGCCGCCGCCCCCGGGGCCGCCCGCTAACGCCCCGCCCGGCCCCGGCAGCTCTGAGGCGTCGGGCGGAGCGTGGCGCTCCAGACAGGCGCCGAGTAGCGTCCCCggggcggccgccgccgccgccgccgccgcgctcgccccgcccccgcgcgGGGGCAGGCGCTCCGCCGGGCCGTCCCCGCCGGCCGCCCGCGGTAGGGCCCAGccggccggcggcggcggcggctcggcGTGGCCCGGGAAGGCGGCGGCGTACTGCAGGAGCCGGGGCAGCGACTGGAGCAGGCTGCCGCCGGCGCTCCACATGCCTCGGCCCAGCGCCGGGCCCTCCTCAACCGGCTTGCGCCTCCGCCGCCGCGGCGGCCGCGCTCGTCAGGCGGCGGGCCTTCATGGTGCCCCGCGCGCGTGCCCGACTCGCCGCGTTCTCTCGAGGGGCAGGAGAGGGCCTCAGGGAGAAAAGGCTGAGGGCTCGCTGACGGAAGGATGACGCCGTGAAGACGGAGAAAACTCCCGACGCCACACAGGCGGAGGCCGCCTCTCCGGGGGCCGAGGGGGCGGGGCGTCGGGAGCGCGGGGCGGGGCGTCAgcgcgcgggggcggggcctggcgcgAGCTATATttggccccgcccccgccagggTAATGAGGAGGCTGGGTAGCGGCGGCGGCGTCTGGAGGGCTGAGGCGCTGAGGGAGCCGCTGGGAGGAGAAACAGCAGAGACTATGGGGGCgccagggaaggagaggggctgCAGTGAGGTGGAGAGTTGGGTGGCGCGCGAGGAACCCTGCAGGGGCCTTCCCGGCCTTCCTAGGAGGCGCATGCGTGCCTGCCTGTCAGGGCAGTGACAGGCCCCGTCCCAGTCAGCCAGCCGCTTGGATTCTCGCCCAATACCTGTTGACTGTTTCTGCAGTAACCTCTGATCGTTTATATCCACAGCTACTGTGGTGGTATTAGAGGAAAAGGAGTTCTTCATCTGCTTTAAGGAGGATTTGCTCATTTTTACCTCCCCAGGTAGTGAAATCTCCGTGCAGGTTTCAGGTCATCATTTGGTACTTAAGGAACTTAAGGAATTAGGTATTAAAACCCAACCTCGACAGAATACCACTTCTGACCCCAGAAGTCTTTAATTGAGCGCCAGACACCTAGGCTATAGACTTCTCAAAAAGATACACCGAAGAACATTCTTAAGGATTAGCCGTAACAGATGACTCCTCATgctgctttcctttcttctttttgcctAGACTCTAAGGTTAGTGTTCCTCAGgcgctctttccttctctctgtttaGAGCTCGCCGAGCCCTCTCATCTGAGCTCATAAACTTGATCCCACTTGGTGTAACCCCCAAGTCTATCTCTTCCTGTCCTTCCCTTGCACTCCAGCCTGTGGACACACCCAGATGGAATTTCTGTAGGTACCTCAAACGCAGCATACTCTGGTGCAAAAAGGACTTAGTAACTGGTCAAGTCATTAACCCCTGAATCtcagtatttgtttttaaactgcAAAATGAAGATGATAGTACAATTTTACCTCATGaaactgttgtgaggattaaataaaataaaaaagatacttGGCACTATGCCTGGAATCAGTATTCAGCCGTGAGAAGATATCTCATAGTCTAAAGTGTTGTTCCCCATAGATTTGCTCTTTGAGTTTCTTGTCTCAGTGGACGATCTTTCACCCATTTACCCGCCAAATAGCCACCAGGACACTTTGAGACCTACTGATTAGGTACctactttctctttcatttcattcCTCTCAAGCCATTGGGTTTGGCCAGAGTCAGTTAAAGTTTTTCAAAGGTATTAGGCACAAGCTCCCTCACCTTTTTTAATTCCTGTAGTTCACGTGGAGGAGCAGCTCCCTTGTTTAGCTAAAGTTTTACTTCCTTTCTAGAAACTTCCAACACTACCTTTCCATCACCCAGTCACACCCAGTTTGTTGTTTCTTTCCCATTCTCACGCTTCCTTCTACTTAGTTATTATATTTGTCCATTATGTTGAGATTTTTTGTTTGCATCACCGTTTCCCTCTTTAGACTGAATTTCCTTAACGTGGGCCCGTTACTTATTTAATCTTAATAAGTAAAGAAACAGCACTCTATATGTTTTTCTGAATAAGTTACAGTTTACAGGGGAGGATAAGAAAGCCAGACAGGAGGCTAACAATTGTTTGGGGAAGAATCCAGGAGGGACTAAAGTAAGGTAATGGTTATGGAATTAGTAGGATGGGGATAAATTAGAAGCTATAGGCTTGGCCACCGATTGGGTGTtaggagagagaaagagtcaAAACTAATACCTGGGTTTTCTATTTGAGGTAGTGGATAGATAATGGAGCCAATGACCAAGAGAAAAAGTACAGAAAGTTTCTGAGAAAGGTGAAAGTACAGAAAGTTGTGAGAAAGGTGAAACTGGAAATGTCTAGGATATCATCCAGTTGTGGCATGTTGGTAGATGGTTGACAATGTGGATAAAGAGAGAAAATGGGGCACCACTCCTAGAAATTTTGACACTGGTATGTAGAAAGCAGTTAAGCCATGGTTTGGATGAGTGAATGGTGGTGGATGTGCCAAATATCTTCTGTTGTCTTTCAGGTTCATGGTAAAATTGCATTTCCCGGTCTCCTTGCAATTGGGATGAGATACATGTCTCATTATGCCCATGAATTATGAACACAGCATTTAATTGTTGAtgcaagaccttccagaactctttttctctttgccaTGGCAATCAACAATGTTCCAGAGTATTTGCTGTATTAATCTTGGTCTTGGAAGGATAATGCAGAATAGTGTTGCATCCACCTTGTGATGGGCT encodes:
- the TMEM64 gene encoding transmembrane protein 64, with product MWSAGGSLLQSLPRLLQYAAAFPGHAEPPPPPAGWALPRAAGGDGPAERLPPRGGGASAAAAAAAAAPGTLLGACLERHAPPDASELPGPGGALAGGPGGGGVVVDVAEVRSWRCCCLGSTCWCRSLVLVCVLAAVCFASLALVRRYLQHLLLWAESLDSLLGVLLFVVGFIVVSFPCGWGYIVLNVAAGYLYGFVLGMGLMVVGVLIGTFIAHVVCKRLLTAWVAARIQSSEKLSAVIRVVEGGSGLKVVALARLTPIPFGLQNAVFSITDLSLPNYLVASSAGLLPTQLLNSYLGTTLRTMEDVIAEQSASGYFVFCLQIIISIGLMFYVVHRAQVELNAAIVACEMELKTSLVKGNQPNISGSSFYKRTLTFSGDGINIV